The DNA sequence GTAAAAAGTGGCCTACGCCATGAAAATAAGAAGATCTGTTCTTAATCATAACAGCCTCGGCGTGAAGGACCGATGCATTTATGTAGGACTTAGATGGGTAAACAAGCGTATGGTACCTCGTCTTCGACCCACATGGTTCTTATGTGGCTACCGGAACCCACAGAAAAACCTAACGTGAATGCAGTCTTTTCGCAATTCTTTAGTAAGTACGCAAATTGCGATTTCTGCggagttgatttttattacacgattttatttcttcatcgtggaagtcattcgggGACATGAATTTAGTacgattttattagaaaaaaatgtacctgcctgcaggatttgaacaccggcacagtcactcgatacaaatgcaccggtagttttatcctttaggccaaaaAGACTCCATATTAACATATATATTACTAATTGCTAATTCCGAATTTAAAACATTGTATAGTAGTAGTTCTCAAcaagtttatttgttttattccaGGCTCCTCTTCCTCCGCCAACATGGAAGGAACCTTTCGAAGCAGTAGACAAAGGAGTCATGTGTCCCCAACATCCTGTCGACATGGGCTTTAAAAAGAAATTCATCTACAATGAAGATTGCCTCATCGCAAATGTGTTTGTACCAGACGCCGACAATAAAAATCTTCCTGTCGTTGTATATGTCCACGGTGGTGGATACCAAGTCGGCTTCGGTAACAGCGTAACACCAAAAAAATTAGTTAGGGGTGAAAAAATTATAGCAATAACCTTTAACTACCGCTTAGGTGCGCATGGTTTTCTATGTCTGGGCACAAAAGAGGCTCCGGGTAATGCAGGCATGAAAGATATAGTTGCCCTCCTCAGGTGGGTGAAGAAAAACATCGAAAAATTTGGTGGAAACCCTGAAGAAGTCACAATCGCTGGATATAGCTCGGGAGCTGCTGCAGTTGAACTTCTAATGCTCTCCGACCTAACTAGAGGGTTATTTAACAAAGCTATACCCGAAAGCGGATCGGCTCTAGCATCTTTCACGATACAACGAGATCCATTGGCTAATGCTAAGAAGTTTGCCAAAAAGATGAACGTAACAGATGTAGATGACATTGAGGTTTTAGAAAAGTTTTATACGAAAGCTTCTTTCAAGAAACTAACCGCTAATACATTTTCCGGTGCCCCCGGTACGGCAATCAGTTTTGAGCCTTGCATTGAACGAGACATAGGTGAGGAAGCATTTCTAACAGAAGCTCCAGTAAACATTATAAGTAAAGGAAAATACCAGAAGGTACCAATTCTCTTTGGCATCTGCAACATGGAAGGTTTAGTTCGAGTGAACTATTTCGAAATGTGGTTGGAGAAATTCAACTCGAAATTCTCACAGTACTTGCCAtcaaatttgaaattcgaaagCCAAGAACAAAAGGAAGAAATCGCGAAAAAGGTCAAAGAATTTTATTTCGGCAAAAAAACTATCACTGAATCGAATATTTTGGCTTACATTGACTACTTCACTGATGTTATGTTTGCTTTTCCCGTATTGAGATCTGTCAAGATGCATTTAGAAGCTGGGCATGATcgaatatatttatatgagtacaGTTTCGTAGATGAAGACACAATGCCAATT is a window from the Bombyx mori chromosome 12, ASM3026992v2 genome containing:
- the LOC692770 gene encoding carboxylesterase precursor (The RefSeq protein has 6 substitutions, 1 frameshift compared to this genomic sequence); protein product: MWRTLLFGAFILGQTKTEDAIDEWKEVLLDQGPVRGYKDPEVDVFVFHGIPYASAPKGPDKFKAPLPPPTWKEPFEAVDKGVMCPQHPVDMGFKKKFIYNEDCLIANVFAPDADNKNLPVVVYVHGGGYQVGFGNSVTPKKLVRGEKIIAITFNYRLGAHGFLCLGTKEAPGNAGMKDIVALLRWVKKNIEKFGGNPEEVTIAGYSSGAAAVELLMLSDLTRGLFNKAIPESGSALASFTIQRDPLANAKKLAKKMNVTDVNDIEVLEKFYTKASFKKLTANTFSGAPGTAISFEPSIERNIGEEAFLTEAPVNIISKGKYQKVPILFGICNMEGLVRVNYFEMWLEKFNSRFSQYLPSNLKFESQEQKEEIAKKVKEFYFGKKTITESNILAYIDYFTDVMFAFPVLRSVKMHLEAGHDRIYLYEYSFVDEDTMPIPYVDVKGADHIAQTNAVLDGLNATHYDESMASKTYKRMKARMREMWTIS